The following proteins are encoded in a genomic region of Phalacrocorax carbo chromosome 2, bPhaCar2.1, whole genome shotgun sequence:
- the AGR3 gene encoding anterior gradient protein 3, which yields MFHSTLALSLLLIAVSSNLAMAIKKEKRVPQTLSRGWGDEITWVQTYEEGLYQAKKSNKPLMVIHHLEDCQYCQALKKAFAENEEVQEMAQNNFVMLNLMHETTDKNLSPDGQYVPRIMFVDPSLTVRADITGRYSNRLYTYEPQDIPFLIENMKKALRLIQTEL from the exons ATGTTCCATTCAACATTGGCCTTGTCCCTCCTGCTAATTGCAGTCTCTTCCAACCTCGCGATGGctatcaaaaaggaaaaaagagtacCTCAGACACTGTCAAGAG GGTGGGGAGATGAAATTACCTGGGTACAAACTTATGAAGAAGGACTTTATCAagcaaaaaaaag taACAAACCACTGATGGTAATTCACCATTTGGAAGACTGTCAATACTGCCAAg CACTGAAGAAAGcttttgcagaaaatgaagaggTACAAGAAATGGCCCAAAATAACTTCGTTATGCTGAATCTCATG CATGAAACCACAGATAAAAACCTGTCACCTGATGGACAATATGTGCCTCGAATCATGTTTGTGG ACCCATCTCTCACAGTAAGAGCTGATATCACAGGAAGATACTCCAACCGGCTTTACACTTACGAACCACAAGACATACCATTCT taatagAGAACATGAAGAAAGCACTACGCCTCATTCAGACAGAACTGTAA